A stretch of DNA from Strigops habroptila isolate Jane chromosome 1, bStrHab1.2.pri, whole genome shotgun sequence:
ACTGGTATTCAAAGCCACTTCAGCAGGCTTCAAGTTAAGATTCTGATTAAGAAGTCTAACCCTTCTAATTCTACATTTTTGTGGCATTTCATTTTGCTCTATGCGTAAAGACAATCTAACTTGCCCATGAGCATAGGACCCTTTGACAGTAAGCTCTAACTTCAAAGAAAGAGATACTAGCAGTTCCCAAGGGCTAAATGTTGAGGCTTGACAAATACGAGTAGGATATACCCTCAGTGCCAGAAATATACACCATAATTGCAAGTTGGGGCAGGTTATAAGTTTAGTAAAAGATATGATGTCTTAAGATCCACACAGTTTCAGTCACACAACTAAGACTACATCTCTTTCTTCTAAGTTTGACGGTAAAGCCAAATAACCCAGACAAAACCCACTAGAACAAACTGAAATGTGAGCACACATAGCACGCACCTCCATTGTGAAATGATTGCTTTCCTTAGAGTCCCATAAATACACTGCTCTTTCAGAACTGCTGATATGCCAACAATACTACTTTTCCTGAACATACTTCTTAGGAAGACCTTAGTGGATTATTTTAAGAGGTCAAAATACAGTGTTAATTTACAAAGCCTCCCCCTGCCATTCCCAGTGATATTATGCACACGCCATTCacaagagaagaagaaaacttcatATTAAAGTCATGCCAAGGAAAGTCACTACTAGAGAATCCAGAGTCATCCTAAAATGCAGAAGTGCAATTTGACTGTAACCAGCTGCAAATGCCTTCATGATGAATGCACAGCCAAACAAACAGCAATTTGCCCGTGGCATCACACACTCACAGCGTCCAACATGCTACAGCCTGGGGCTTCATGCGAGAGCCTACACCTTTGTGTGTAAGTGCCACCTCCTTACATGAGGTCAGAGGAACTGGTAAGGTCATGGAAGCTTTTAAACATGTACAACACCAGGACCAACACCAatgctgctgcctcagctcTTTAACAGCGAGGTTTTGCCTATACCTGCCTGTAACAGTTCACCTGCTTCAGAGGGAGAGAGTGCCTCCATTACAGTCAATACATGTCCCCTGGGGTCACTTTCCTTTACCAAGATCATATAAAACACTAGTACTCAATGGGAATAACCAAAGCTGTCATCAACAGtttctttacagttttaatcagaaaaatcttttaaagatcatctgaaATTTTGATTGACTTTGATCTAGATGTTATGGTACTTTTGAGCAGGTTTTAGGTAATAAAAATTGATTAAATTCAACATAAACCGACTTCACTGTAAATTATTACTCCAGCCCCGAGATGGAGCATTAAGCAAGTAGAGTCAGCTTCTGAGGACAGTATTAATCCTGGAGGTCTGCTTTTCATCAGTGCACTTCTTCAAACAATTACCACTTAACCTTCCCACAATCACCGCTCTCAAGTTTTCACCTCTTTAGTGACAACTAGATAGTCCAAAACACCCAGCTAACTTATGTCTGGTATTACCAGTGAAAACCTTCAAGACACTGCATCTCAGGCTCCCAGACCTAGGATCTTCTCTTGGCATTTTGCAGAAttggaaaatgaagatattcagacaaatgaaaatgtcaaCTGCCTCACAGTTAACAGCTGGGACGACTTTGCCATATATCCcatttaagatattttattttttaagttaagCCAATCATCATCTCACTGGAACAGACAAGCTCCCTGCTCTTCTTCCCATAGACAGGaaggcacagcagcacacacatCCCATTTGATAGGTACCGAGTCCATTTCAACAACAGAATCCTTGAGCCAGAAGCCATTAAATCCCTCTTTCCAAAAAACAGTTGCATGCAGCTCTCTTGGGAACTCAGAATCTGACTTGCACCCGGAAATGCATCTGCTTTGTAGCATTGTTACTCATTCCTGTCTTGAGCAACCACTTTGACTTCATCCTCTGCAGGTACTGCATATCACGCTGCTGAGCATAGGCTGCCCCttcagggagagaggaggaagagaaagatgagtAAGTGTAAGCAACTTGTATGCAAACCAGCACATCCGTTCACTTACAGCAGCAGTTAGCTATATGTTTTCCTTCCCCTACTggtctgtttcttttcacttttctcttgGGCAGTCAGTTCCCTCTATGAATATCCACAACCATGACTAAAGGAAAAGGTTGTTTTGCATTCCAGCACTCGTATAGCTGGGTGTGGTTCTTCTATTTCAAAAGTGGATATAGACCACATCATCGCTCCCCAACTGGAAAAGTATTCTACTGTCAAAGAAAGACTGGTTTATGTTACATTATTAAATAGCAAGAGCAGTGGTTTTGACAGGCAGAAACCAACAAATCTTAGGACGTCACCAAATACCAAAACACACATGCTAATGCACTGAAGGGCTTGCATAGAAGTTGCAATGGATTTCAGACACAAACAACTTCCTATAACTTATTCTGTTTGGATGCCAGGAATGAAAAGGGAACTGAGTGGAAGACAAACTACTGCATAAAACCCCAAATGTGAAACAAACTCAACCTATTTAATTGCAGAGTGATGACTTCCTAGAACATCTTCCTCTGCAAAAACGCCACACTATTACTCACCTGTCTGACTTGTCCAGCCCAAAGCTCTGTACTGCTGCAACACCCGACCCACTGTTTTCTTGTGCTTTGCAACAGCCACTGCTCTTGACGGACCAAACCGTTGCTTGTAGTACCTCATTAAAGAACGATGACCCACTCTCGCACCTGCTCAGAGGAGGGGACATCTTATTATGCATAATGAAGCAGCTTCTGAAACGTAGGACTCAGCATATTATGAAAACTGTAGAAAATCCCTGTgctgagaaatgcttttaaaaagtccaAAACCCTTACAAGCTTTAGGACTATAACAAACTCAATGTAATTACCCTAAGAGCTGCCATACTGCACTCTACCTTGgagaaccaaaaccaaagaatgcTATTGTTCAGGAGGGCCTTAGCTACAAACAGGCAGCAACcataaaactacattttaattAGGGGAATGAGCAGACAGGCAATGCTGTTTCAAACTAACCAGGGAAGTAACTTGCTGACATTCAGGAAGTCTTCTGTAACTACATAGTTGGCAGCACTTTTCAGAATGAAAGGATTGAAGTCCTGTcacacaaaacccaccaaaccaaacaaacaaatataagTAAGCAAGAGTGCCAAATGCTGCACAAGGTAAGAGTAAggtttttcaaataaattaatttttctgaactAGTTTACTAAATTAGTTACCAGCTGCCTTTCTGCAAAATACTGACACTGGATAACCTAAGTTAGAGCTTCTCCAAGTTGCACTGGAACAAGATATAGAAACATTAGGAGTATACCATGAGAGTCACATGTTAATGAAGAGGTAAAGTGGGCAAAGGAACCCCCTGCCTCAGTCCACATATACATTAATGCTGAACAAGCTGAACTACTTAGTAgtgaaaataatggaaaatgagGACACAACCTCAAAGACAGAtgcaaaattactttctctcttgacaaaggaaaaaacagtgacCTATGCTGCACGAAAAGGCTGCAGCTATGAGAAATGCAGACAGTATGTCATAACACAAATACTATGCCTATACTACCTGAAGGAAGGATCAGTTCCATGGTGTCATCATCATAATCCAACTCTCTCTCTGTTGGGCGCTCTCCAGGCACTTCCACATCTTCCCCATCCTTGTGATCAGGATAACTGCTCctgtggaagagcagcagtACATTGTCTGTACATGGTGGGCAGCCACAACTATCCAGAGCCACTACACAGAACTGTCACACACAGCTACAGCAAGCCACAGATCCTGTCACGTTTCACTTACCTTGGTTTGAGAGCTCTCTCCAGTAGCACCCTGCCCTGAATGCAGGCTGAAGACAAAGACCACCCATCCTCCACCTGGTTCTATGTGCAGaactcagcacagctctgctgctgcacactgAACAGCAACTTATACTGAAAAGCCACCACTGTGCAGcccaccagctctgcacagctACTGAATAAATGCTCCAAGAAGCTCCACTAAGCTATCTGTCACCGTAACAGGAGGTATTTCTGTCCAAAATGAACGCAGCTTAGGATATGTTATGGGTAGTTCAACATCAGGTCTCTAAATCTCAGCAGTCCTGTTTAACTCCagctacttaaaaaaagaaatccacagtAGGTATTAAGTCGTAATCTGCCTAAAAGGTAAGAGACAGGTACACCCTTTTATGGTCTTTGCTGGTGCACTGATATCTAAACTCAGTAACAGCATACAtacaaaacagaatttaaactATATTTTAATGTAGAACTGGCATTAGTGGTCACAGAAGAGGACAATTAATCATGTTCTTATGCTTACCTAGAAAAGTGGTGAACCAGCTATGCAAAATAAGCATCACAACCAGAAACAGGATGAAATTTTAAGAATTAATAATAGTTTCTGACGTAATAGTCAACTGTCCTTTTGTCTGTCCCAGTCTGTGCTCCACTCAAAGAAAAGCATTCTCACCTAAAATCATAGAAGTCTGCAAATTCCAGGGCAGCATCTCCATCTGTGAAGAGTTTGCAGTGGCTTTTATCATTCATGTGAGCCTGTACTGCTTCTGTAGAGTAGAAggatttccctttttcattGCACCAGATGCAGATTTTCCCAATGCCAACTTTCTCTCCTGCAGAAAACATTAACACTTCTATTGGTCTGAATAGAGCCTCCCTTGTCaataattaacatttctgtAGTGTAGCTTCCCAGCTTGCAGACAGACCGACCGAGCAAGAGCCTTGAGCCCTTCATTTCCACAACAGCCCTGCTGTTCTCATGCCTTGACCATATGGCTCCATCAAGGACAAATCTGTGCATATAAAGGTTTCTTATGACAAAGTATGGACCATGATGTATTCTCACCAACAAATTTCATACTTCCAATACAGTTTTCCATCTGATACTCCAAATTTATTTTACTCTCCATTATTTGTAAACATTAAggaagatacattttttttcctagcttttaGCTCTCTTACAAGTATTGTAAACCAATGAGGTAAATACTTGTGACCCATTATTAGAATAACACAGTTCATGTGCACATTTTAGTCTTACAGTTTTGTCCTAGATTTCACGTAGTTGGACAACTTTCTCAGCATCAGAAAACTAAAAGTGATACAGGTGCAAGACCACATGTTTGCTCAGTGAGGTCTTCCCTTACTCTACCCTGAAAGCCTATGGTCCTGTTCATGATCAAAATACTAAACTGGACAGCATTCAGAtttttacactaaaaaaaaaaaaaccccaaaaacttTTAAAGTCATATCCAAGTAAAAGTAAGCAATAAAAAAACTGGAGAACATTTGCAGGCATACCCAGGTACTTGATTAGTCCTCTGAGATCCACAAGGTACTCTATATCTGGAATGAAGAAACTGTGAGCTTTTGTCATATGGGCCACATTTTTCGTGAGAGATCTGGAATGGTGGGGACAGAATAAGCAGTCTGTGACTGGTAtggccccagcagcaggagtgctttcagcttctgcctgctcctcctcttctccttccacactttccatctcttcttcagAGCCGATCTCCTCATCGGAATCCATGTCTTCCCAATCTTTTaaaggaagtttaaaaaagTATTCATTTATATGATTGTCCCAAGCAATAGGTGTCCCAATTAAGCTAGAAAAAGTTatcacagaaaatactgcaCTTTCTATTCTGACACGTAAGTGCCTCACAGTCACTTCCAGGTGCAAGAATATACCACTGCGAGTAAAACACCTTTTCTTGTAATATGCACATCAAAGATTAAGTCTGCTCATAAAAAAAGTTGGCAGGTCtagtattttttcccctccattttccCAACTATTAACACTTTATTGCTGTTATGAAGCCTTAAATTTAATTCACCACAGCACAAGAATGCAAGCACGGCTCATTAAAAACAATACAACTCTGCTAGAATCATGCAAATACTCATTTCAAGCAGTGAGGGGAACCACACTCCTGTTCATACATACACCTTTAACAACAGAGAAGAACAAAGCCAGCTGTCACAGATAAACTATGCTGCTTTATGTGTTAGCATATACCAAGATATACTAACAATTTTACACATTTGCAAGATTACTACAGAGCTGATTAAGGGATAGACAAACCAGCAACCTGATTATACTTCCAGAGGGGTCTAGAAACCTTTTTTACAGAGTTCAGATCTGGGACAGTGAGCATTTTGCAGTACTCTattggttgacgagaagcttaacatgagccggcagtgtgcgcttgcagcccagaaagccaaccgtatcctgggctgcatcaaaagaagcgtggccagcaggtcgaaggaggtgatcctgcccctctactctgctcttgtgagaccccacttggagtactgcatacagttctggtgtcctcaacataaaaaggacatggagctgttggagcgagtccagaggagggccacgaggatgataagagggctggagcacctcccatatgaagacaggctgagaaagttggggctgttcagcctggagaagagaaggctgcgtggtgacctcatagcagccttccagtatctgaagggggtctacaaggatgctggggagggactcttccttagggactgtagtggtaggacaagggctaatggcttcaaacttaaacagaggaagtttagattagatataaggaagaagttctttacagtgagggtggtgaagcactggaatgggttgcccagggaggttgtggatgctccatccctggcggtgttcaaggccaggttggacagagccttgagccacatggtttagggcaaggtgtccctgcccatggcaggggggttggaactagatgatcttaaggtcctttccaacccttacgattctatgattctatgattctattcctACGGGTCCCCTTCCAACTGCCTTGTGCACAGTGTCTGTGAACAGGGAACATGGTGCTCCCCAGTGCTGTACGATGATAATTAGAGAACTTGGCTATAGGAAATAgtttagtaattttaaaagcctcaCGCTGAATTAACAGGACTTGTAGGAAACATTCCTGGACGAacacttaaaaggaaaaattaacatTCAGAAACCTCCAGGATTTTAGCGTTACGATTTATGACTAACATGTTAATACAAAACAGGTGCAAGTTGGCTCCTTCTTTAGATGTTAAAAAGCATGTTCAGAGGTGTATGTTTCTTCTCCTGTAGAACAGACTCcctgaactgcagctgaaatttcACCAGCACAAAACTGCTGAAACAGATGTAATAACATGACACAACGGTTTCAGTAATGGAGCAGGCGTACTATGTTCCTACTCCATTCACACCTGCCCCCTTGCTGCAGTTTAATCACCCCA
This window harbors:
- the ZNF622 gene encoding zinc finger protein 622, with translation MATYTCITCRVAFKDADIQRAHYKTDWHRYNLKRKVADMPPVTAENFQERVLAQRAVAEEQNKITATYCTVCSKRFSTFNAYENHLKSKKHLELEKKAVQAVSKKVKILNEKNLEKGLTPESVNKDEMNAAIQQAIRAQPSSSPKKMPLPPSDASSSPVSVGSASLSESRERSEKPPRLQWFEQQAKKLARQQAEEEEDMEEDWEDMDSDEEIGSEEEMESVEGEEEEQAEAESTPAAGAIPVTDCLFCPHHSRSLTKNVAHMTKAHSFFIPDIEYLVDLRGLIKYLGEKVGIGKICIWCNEKGKSFYSTEAVQAHMNDKSHCKLFTDGDAALEFADFYDFRSSYPDHKDGEDVEVPGERPTERELDYDDDTMELILPSGARVGHRSLMRYYKQRFGPSRAVAVAKHKKTVGRVLQQYRALGWTSQTGAAYAQQRDMQYLQRMKSKWLLKTGMSNNATKQMHFRVQVRF